The following nucleotide sequence is from Thermostaphylospora chromogena.
CGTACCTGGCGGCGGTGGCCCGGTCGAGCGGTCTCGCCCTCTCTTTCATCGTTCATCGACGATAGACGATGAATTGCCCGTGGTGGAAGAACCGAGAACCGGCCCGGCGGATGCCGGGACGGTCGCGACGAGCGGGCCGATGCCGGAGAACCCGGTGAACGCCCACCGCCCCACGCGCATGGTCACGCCGTACCGGCGAAGGCGCGCGACGCCGGGCCGATCAGGGCCGACATGCGGGCCAGAACCTCGGGCTTGATCCAGTAGTACACCCACGTGCCCCGGCGCTCGGAGTCGATCAACCCGGCCTGCTTGAGGACCTTGAGGTGATGGCTGATCGTCGGCGGGGTCAGATCGAAAGCCGCCGTCAGGTCGCACACGCAGGCCTCGCCGCCCTCATGGCAGGCGATCAGTGACAGCAGGCGCAGCCGTACGGGGTCGGCGATCGCCTTGAACAGAGGGGCCAGCTCTGCGGCCTCGCTCTCCGACAACGGCTTGCACGCCAGCGGTGCGCAGCACGCCGCGCCGGATCCGTCCGCGCCTGCGTCGACGATCGGCAGCGATTGATTCGACATGTCTCTAATTTGACACATGTCTATACAGAGGGGCAAACTCCGGATATCTGGTGATTAGAAGATCGTCGAATCAGCCGGATGGCTTCGACGAGCTTCACGATCTGAGGAGGACATCCATGTCCCGTGTGCAACTCGCTCTGCGCGTCCCCGACCTCGAAGGCTCGATCGAGTTCTACTCGAAGCTGTTCGGCGTCGAACCCGCCAAGCGTCGGCCCGGTTACGCCAACTTCGCCATCGCCGAGCCCCCGCTCAAGCTCGTCCTGCTGGAGGGCGAGTCGGGCGAACCGACGCGGATGGATCACCTCGGCGTCGAGGTCGAGGACACCGCCCAGGTCGCCGCCGCGACCGAGCGATTGCAGGAGGCCGGCCTGGCCACCTTCGAAGAGAAGGACACCACCTGCTGTTACGCCCTTCAGGACAAGGTGTGGGTCCAAGGTCCGGGGAACGAGCCCTGGGAGGTCTACGTGGTCAAGGCCGACGCCGGCACCCTCACCGAGGAGGCCGGCTCCACCTGCTGCGCCACCGGCGACACCGGCAAGGAGACGGTGAGCGGGTGACGCTGCCAGACGCGCGACGGCCCGGCCGTCGCCGAGCGCGGTCGCCTCCGCGGCTTCGCGGGCCGGCGATCATGCCCGGGCCGCGTGGTCTCCCTCGGCCGGAAGGAACCGTCGCGCTCGCCGGATGCGCTCGACGGCTTCGGGGCCACGGCGTACGAGCCCTCGTGCCTGAACGTTCCGGTCGGCGGATGAGCGGTCCCACCGGCGAGTCGCATCTTCGCGGCCGTAGAGGGAAGCCGCATCGACGGTTGACCTGAACCAAAGTCGAGGTTCTAGGTTGCTCCCGAGAGCGCAGAGACCGACCGACGGTGCCCTTCCGAGGAGGTTCGCCGTGACCGAGCACGCAACCCACGCCGAGATCCCCGACCGCTACCGCTACGCCGTCGTCCCGCACATCATGGTCGACGACGCCGCAGCAGCGATCGACTTCTATCAACGGGCGTTCGGCGCCCGCGAGGACTTCAGGGTCGACGCCCCGGGCGGCAAGATCCTGCACGCCGAGATCACCATCGGCCGGTCGGTCCTGATGCTGAGCGACGCCAGCGTGGAGGAGGCGGAGGCCGGCTCCTTCGTCGCGCCGGCCGCGCTCGGCGGAGGCACGTCCGTCACGCTGCACGTCTTCGTCCCGGACGTCGACAGCCTGGCGGAGCGGGCGAAGACCGCCGGCGCCGAGATCCTCCAGCCGCCGAAGGACATGTTCCACGGGGACCGCACCGTCATCCTCAAGGACCCCTTCGGGCACATGTGGGTGTTCCTGAAGCACATCGAGGACGTCCCGACGGAGGAACTCCAGCGTCGCCTGGCCGCCGCTACCGCCGGGTGACCGATCACCGTTCCGGACGGCGACCGAGCCGGATGCCGAGCGCCGGGCGCGATGGAACCCGTCGGGCGACGCGCTCGGCCACCCCTGCACGAAGGCCCGGCGAACCCGAGAAGGCAGGCTCGCCGGGCCGGGGTGCGAGACGGGCAAGACGGCGGCGCCGTACGGCCCCCGTTTGCGCGGGGACCGTACGCTGAGGCCGACCGGGACGGCCCCGCCCGCGAGGGCCGCCCACCGGACGCCACACATGTACCGCACCGCCGCCCCGCCGGGGCGTCGAGGACTTCACGGTGAGGTCCCGGTTCAGGGACCCCGCCGAGGGGCGATGCGGCGGTGTCCTGCAGCGGACCTCCGGATCGGACCCGGTTCGCGATCGTCTCGGAGCCGAGCGTCCCGCAAGGGGGTATCCACCGTGGCAGGCCGGTCCCTGTCGGGGTGGGACGGCCGTGGGCGATGGGAGGTCGATCGGTTCGGGCCCGCTGGCGAATCGATGAGCGAGGTGGACCCTCCGCTACCGCGGAGGTTCGGAAGCCGGGATCATCACGCCGGCGCGGGCGGGTACTCGGGCAGGGTGATGTCTGCCGCCACGGACGTGGCGCTGCCTACCAGCAGGCTCCGGGCCAGGCGGGTCCTGAACAGGGTGTTCCGGAACCACAGGCCGAAGGCGCTGGCCGGGGCGAGGAACGCTCCGGGGTTGGCGCCGCGCTGCCAGCGGGCGGCGTAGGGACGCATCCGCTTCTCGTAAGCGGCGAAGCCGGTGCGGTGATCGCCGTCGGCGGCGGCGAGCTCGCCGGCCAGTACGTAGGCACCGACGATGGCGGTGCCCACGCCCATTCCGCCGAGCGTCAGCCCCCAGGCGGCGTCGCCGAGCAGGGCTACCCGGCCGGACGACCATGCGGGGACGCGAACCCGGCTGATCGCGTCGAAGTACACCTCGGGAGCGTCGCGCAGGCCGGTCAGCAGGCGTGGCACATGCCAGCGGAGACCGGTGAACGCATCGGCGATGAGCGTCTTCTGCCGTTCAAGGTCATGCCAGCCGTAGTCCAGCCGCGGTGAGGCGAACATCGCGAAGACGTCGGCCCAGTCCGGGTCGTGCTGGTCGGCGGAGACGCTGATCATCCGCCCGGGCACGTTGTACATCCGGGGCGTGGTATCCACCCCCAGGGAGTTGGGCAGTCGCCAACCGGCTACGTAGTAGCCGAGGTGGCGCACATAGCGCTGCTCAGGCCCGAACACGATGCGGCGCACGCCGGAGTGCAGTCCGTCGGCACCGATCACGATGTCGAACGTGCACGAGCCATGGCGGCCGAACTCCACCCGGATGCCGTCGGCGGTCTGGGCCGCGTCGGTGATCACGTCGCCGAACAGGTAGCGCGTGTGCTCGGCGCTGCGCTCGTAGAGCACACGGGACAGGTCGCGGCGGAGTACCTCGATGTCTCCTCCGGCGAACTCGGCGGGTAGCTCGAAGATCCGGCGACCGTGCTCGTCCACCCAGCGCATCGCGCCGCCGTGGGTCTGTAGTGCGCGCAGTTCCGCTAGAACGCCCATCTTCGACAGCACGCCCAGATGGGTGGGACCGCGGAAGTCGACCGCGAAGCCGGAGGTGCGCAGCGCGGGCGCGATCTCGACGACGGTGACGGCGGCTCCGTACCGGGACAGCCAGTACGCCAGGGCGGGGCCTGCGATGCCGGCGCCGGAGATCAGGACGCGTAGGCCGCGCAGTGCGGCAGTGGTCACATCTCCACCTCACGACAGATAACTGTGTCTATAGGACACAGTATACGATAGAAACAGTTAAGTGCGCGTGCAAGGGAGCGTCGATGGCGGCCGATACGGCGATCACGTTGCTGTGGGGAGAGCGGCCCGTGTCGAAGCGCGGGCCGAAACCGGCGCTGACCCTGGATGCGATCGCCGCCGCCGGCATCGAGATCGCCGACGCCGAAGGCCTCGCCGCCGTGACGATGCAACGGCTCGCCGAGCGACTGGGCGTCACGAAGATGGCCCTGTACCGCTATGTGCCGGGCAAGGTGGAGCTGGTCGCGCTGATGACCGATCTCGCGATCGGCGGACCGCCGCCGCTGGCGGAGGTGGCCGACGGCTGGCGGCCGAAGCTCGAGGTGTGGGCCCGGCGGCTGTGCGACCGGTTCCAGGCGCATCCGTGGGCGCTGGAGGCCACCGTCGGGGCGCGGGCGATCGGGCCCAACGAACTCGGCTGGCTGGAGCAGGCCGCCGCCGCGCTGACCGGCACCGGATTGACCGGCTCGCAGATCCTCGACGTGGCCGCCACCATCGCCGGACACGTGCGGATGATCGCGCAACAGGTCGCGGCCATACCCGCCGACGCACCCGAACAGGCGATGGGCGAGGTCATGGGGGCACTGCTGGCGGGCCGGGAAGACCGCTTCCCCGCGCTGGCCGCGGCCCTGGCCGACCCGGCGGGCAGGGACCAGGCGCTCGACTTCGGCCTGCGGTGCATCCTCGACGGCGTGGAGTCGCTGATCGATCGTTCGAGCTGACGATCACGAAGATCGGGATGTGTCAGTCGGTGACCGCGTAGCCGCGCATCGCACGTCCGAAGCGGACGGATACCGACGGCGGACCGCCGGAAACCGGCGTCTCCCGACGCCCGCGAAAGAGGAGACGACCCCTTTCAGGCTCGAACGGCGCCTACCCCGTGTACTGGGGGAGCAGGGACACGCGCCAATCGATGTTCACCTGATTCTCGGATGTGCCGATGGGGCGGACCAGGTCGAAGCGGGTTATGGAGTGTTCCCGGACGGTCCAGTGAAGGATCAGGTGATTCTTCCGGTCGCGGTGCGCCGCCGGCAGGAATTCGGTTGCATCGAAGAGTTCTCCCTGGCGACTGCTGACGGCCGGCTGATGGATGAAATCTCGCTTTTTGGGGGTGGACGGGCGGGGGATGTCGGCTCTGTTGATGTGCCAGACGCGGATGACGTCTTCGGGTTCCTCTAAGATCAACCCGCTCATCGGCAGCCACTCGTCATCGCCGTCGTGGTGCTGCGGCTCGTCGTCGGGTTGCAGCGAGTTCAGGGACTCGATCGCTCTTCGGCGGATCATGTGGTGATACAGGTGTTTGTCGACGCGGTGGTCCCATCCTGCGATTTCATGTAAGCAGACCGCCGTCTTGATGCCCTCGAGAAGGGCTTTATATATCTTGTGGCAAACCGGTCCGACTCTCCTTAAAGCCCCGTCTGGGGAGTCGTCTCTGGGCACGGCACCAATGTATTACGCGGGCTGCCATGCGATGTTGTGCGTCGTGTTATTGATCGAATGCTGATGAATAAGATTCAGGGGGAATGGAGTGGCTGAGGGGATTCCGCGTGACCGGCGGCGCGGCCCCGGTATGCGCCTTATCCCGTCTCGGGCGCAGGCCTCGGAGGGCGTGTCAGCGAAGTCTCCACGGCCGCGTCACCGGCCGGACGACCGTGGACGTCTCACGGCCTTGCAACGCCGACGTATCGGGTGCCGAGGCGAAGGCGCGGACGTCGCGTGGAGCGCTCGAAATACGGTGGCGTGCCGGACGGCGCTCAGGCACGATTCTCCGCATGGTCTCGGTGGTGCAGAACGTGGCGATCGACTGCGCGGATGCTTACGGGTTGGCCGGATTCTGGAGCGAGGTGACCGGCTGTCCCCTGAACCCGGAGGACAGGCCGGGCGACCCTGAGGCGCAGGTGATGCTGCCGGACGGCCCGGTGCTGCACTTCAACCAGGTGCCGGAGAAGAAGACGGTCAAGAATCGGATCCACCTGTGCCTGCGCCCGAAGACCTCGCGTGAGGAGGAGGTGGAACGCCTGCTCGGCCTCGGCGCCACCCTCGTCGCCGATCACCGGAAACCCGACGGCGCGGGCTGGGTCGTCCTCGCCGACCCCGAGGGCAACGAGTTCTGCGTCCTGCGCGGCGAATCGGACCGCATTTCAGCCTCCGAGTAACCCGGAGCGGACGGCGTCGCTTTTCTCGGTGTCCCCGGAAAGGGGCGCCGAGTCGTTCATCGGAACCCGTCGGACCGGCCGTCTCCATGCGCCGTTTCCGGGCGCGCCGCCGCTCGACCGGAAGAGCGAAGACCCCGGTATGCCGTCGGGTTTCCCGGCGCAGCCGATTACGCGGAGCGGTGGATCCGACTCCGCGTTCCACGCGCGGGAACCGGCCGTTTCCGGGCTGCCGGACCGGAACCGGTGACGGCCGGGCGTCGCCTGCGGGCGGCGCAGCCCGGCTGCGACGGGCGATCCGTGCCGTCCAGGTCACAGGTTGACATCAATATCCCGTGGCTCGAATCACGTAAATTCTTTTCAGGGCAAGCCGGTCGTGTCTCGGCCGAGATGCTCCTGTGACCGTTTGGAAACCCCCTCCGGCGGAGATCGCGAGACCGCGGGGACGAAGGCGTCCTCACTGCTCAGTGGGGGATTCGACCGGCCGTCACGGATTGCGCACGCCGCCGGGCGTCTCCGTAAGCAGGCAAACGCACTGCCCTACCCGGTTACCCCCCGCCTTTAAACATCCGGGCCGGAAGCCGACCGAGAAGGGGCGTGAACTCGGTTCGTTAAGTTCGAAATCCATGGCTGTGGAACACACCGTCGGCTCGATGGGGGGCGTGACGCCCCTGTCGTGTGCGCTGGCGCGTACGTCTCGGAGGTGAAGCCGGGGCGATAGAGCACGACGTGGGGTCATGGCCCTCCGGACCTTCCTCATCCGCACGAAGGGCCGGACGGCGGGACACCGTCTCAGCGGATCCCGACCGGAACAGACGTAAGAACAACAGGCATGGACGGGAGTTGAGCGTGACGGCCCACCGTTGGACGCGTCGGGACTTCTTCCGGAATTCCGGGCTGGCCACGGCGGCACTCATCGGCGGTCCCGCACTGATCGCCGGATGCAGCCGGGTCGATGACGGCGATATCGGTGCCACACAGGATGCCGACCCGCTCGCCCGTTTCAGGGAAGCCGGAAAGATCAAGGTCGGTATCGCCAACGAGCAGCCGTACGGCTACCGCGACAAGAACGGCGAGCTGACCGGCGAGGCCCCCGAGGTGGCTCGGGTGATCTTCAAGGCCCTCGGTGTGGATCAGCTGGATGCGCAGATCGTGGACTCCTTCGGCTCCCTGATCCCCGGGCTGCTGTCCAAGCAGTACGACTTCATCGCCGCCGGCATGTTCATCACTCCCGAGCGGTGCTCGCAGATCGCCTTCTCCAACCCCGACTACGCCGCCGCCAACGCGTTCCTGGTGGCCAAGGGCAACCCCAAGGGGATCACGAGGTTCGAGGACATCGCGGAGAGCGACGCCAAGGTCGGCGTACTCGAAGGCGCGGTCGAGAAGGGCTATGCGGAGAACAGCGGCGTCCCGAGTGACCAGATCAAGGTCTTCCCCAACCAGGATGCGGCCTTCAAGGGCATGCTGGCCGGGCGGGTGGACGCCGTCGCGCTGACCGCGGTCTCGCTGCGCTGGACGCTCCAGCAGCAGTACGCGGACGAGCCGCTGGAGGTGACCGAATCGTTCGTGCCGGTCATCGACGGCAAGGAGCAGGTCGGCGCCGGCGGGTACGGCTTCCGCAAGGAGGACACCGGACTTCTGGCCGCGTTCAACGCCGAGCTGAAGAAGCTGCAGGAAGCGGACGGCGTGCTGCCGATCATCGAGAAGTTCGGGTTCACCAAGACGGAGGTCGACAAGGCCGCGGAACTCACCGCACAGCAGCTCTGCGCGACCACCTGACGCGAACATGACGATCGTCAACCCGTGCAGCGCGGAACTCCCCGGTGTCCTCGGCGAGACGATGCCCTTCCTCTGCGAGGGAGCCGTGGTCACGCTGCAGAGCACCGTCGGCGGCTCCCTGCTCGCCATCGCCATAGCCCTGCCGGTGGGGCTGATGGCGACGGCGAGCCGCAGGAGCGTGCGGGCCGTCGCCCGCGTCTACATGGAGTTCTTCCGCGGCACCTCGATCCTGGTGCAGCTGTTCTGGCTCTTCTACGCGATGCCCATCCTCACGGGCTACCAGTTGGACAAGCTCTTCGCGGGCATCCTGGCGCTCGGCCTCAACCTCGGCGCCTACGGGTCGGAGGTGGTGCGCGGCGCGGTGCAGGCCGTTCCTCCCGGCCAGCGTGAGGCGGCCGTGGCGCTCAACTTCTCGCCGTATCAGCGGATGCGCTACGTCATCCTGCCGCAGGCGTTCGTCGAGATGGTCCCCCCGATGAACAACCTCCTCATCGAGCTGCTCAAGGCGACGTCGCTGCTGTCGGCCATCACAGTGGCCGACCTGGCCTACCAGGGTCGGCTGCTGGTCAACTCCGGCAGCGATCAGATGATCGTCTTCGCGCTCATGCTGGTGATCTACTTCCTGTTCTCGTACCTGATCACATTGCTGATGAGGTTCGTCGAGAGGCGGGCGGGCCGGATGGTGGGCCGGGCCGGGCCCCGGGAGACCTCTTCCCGGCGCAGGGCCGTGCCGACGGTGGGGGCGGCCCGATGAGCTGGGACTGGGACTGGACCCTGCAGATCCTCCCCGAACTGCTCACCCGGGGACTGCTCGTCACCGTCCAGGCGACGCTCGGCGGTGCGCTGCTCGCCTTCGTCCTGGGGCTGTTCGTGGCGCTGCTGCGCCGTTCGCGCAGGCCGTACATCAGCCGCCCGGTGGGTGCGCTCACCGAGTTCATCCGCAGTACGCCGCTGCTGGTGCAGCTGTTCGTCCTCTACTACGTGCTGCCCGACTTCGGCGTCATGATGACCGCGTTGACGACGGGGATCGTCGGGCTCGGCGTGCACTACGCCTCCTACACCTCGGAGGTGTACCGGGCGGGCATCGATGGGGTGCCGAAGGGGCAGTGGGAGGCGGCGGTCGCCCTCAACATGCCCCGTAGCTGGACGTGGATCAGCATCATCCTCCCGCAGGCCGTGCGCCGATCACTGCCCGCCCTGGGCAACTACCTCGTGGCGATCTTCAAGGAGTCGCCCCAGCTTTCGGTGATCACCGTTGTCGACGTCGTCGGGCTCGCCCGCGAGATCGGTTCGGAGCGCTTCCGCTACCTGGAGCCGATGACCATCGCAGGCCTGTTCTTCCTCCTCGTCGCGATCCCGGCGTCGATTCTCATCCGTCGTATGGAGCGCCGCCTTGATACCCATACCTGAAACCCGGCCGGGCGACGGCTCCCAGGCCGAAGCCGACAAGCAGTGGATGATCCGTTTCGACAAGGTCGTCAAACGGTTCGGTGACGTGACGGTCCTGCGCGAGCTGGACTTCCACGTCAAGCCCGGCGAGCACGTCACCTTGATCGGTCCGAGCGGGTCCGGGAAGACCACGATCCTGCGCCTGCTGATGACCCTGGAACGGGTCACCTCCGGCACCATCTACGTCGACGGCCAGTGCCTTTCTCACATGCGGCGGGGCGACCGGCTCGTGCCCGCGGACGAGCGGCATCTGCGCCGGATCCGCAAGAAGATCGGCATGGTGTTCCAGCAGTTCAACCTGTTCCCGAACATGAACGTGCTGCGCAACATCACCGAGGCGCCGGTGCGGGCGCTCGGCGTTCCGCGCGAGCAGGCCGAGGAGAGAGCCCGCGAGTTGCTGGAGATGGTGGGGCTGGCCGACAAGGCGCTGGAGCACCCGTCGCGGCTGTCCGGCGGGCAGCAGCAGCGG
It contains:
- a CDS encoding VOC family protein translates to MVSVVQNVAIDCADAYGLAGFWSEVTGCPLNPEDRPGDPEAQVMLPDGPVLHFNQVPEKKTVKNRIHLCLRPKTSREEEVERLLGLGATLVADHRKPDGAGWVVLADPEGNEFCVLRGESDRISASE
- a CDS encoding TetR/AcrR family transcriptional regulator, translating into MAADTAITLLWGERPVSKRGPKPALTLDAIAAAGIEIADAEGLAAVTMQRLAERLGVTKMALYRYVPGKVELVALMTDLAIGGPPPLAEVADGWRPKLEVWARRLCDRFQAHPWALEATVGARAIGPNELGWLEQAAAALTGTGLTGSQILDVAATIAGHVRMIAQQVAAIPADAPEQAMGEVMGALLAGREDRFPALAAALADPAGRDQALDFGLRCILDGVESLIDRSS
- the ehuA gene encoding ectoine/hydroxyectoine ABC transporter ATP-binding protein EhuA, whose product is MIRFDKVVKRFGDVTVLRELDFHVKPGEHVTLIGPSGSGKTTILRLLMTLERVTSGTIYVDGQCLSHMRRGDRLVPADERHLRRIRKKIGMVFQQFNLFPNMNVLRNITEAPVRALGVPREQAEERARELLEMVGLADKALEHPSRLSGGQQQRVAIARALAMDPEVLLLDEVTSALDPELVAGVQNLLRDIARSSNLTLLCVTHEMQFARDISHRVLMFDKGRIIEEGPPEQIFNEPTQQRTRDFLQAVLNT
- a CDS encoding VOC family protein produces the protein MTEHATHAEIPDRYRYAVVPHIMVDDAAAAIDFYQRAFGAREDFRVDAPGGKILHAEITIGRSVLMLSDASVEEAEAGSFVAPAALGGGTSVTLHVFVPDVDSLAERAKTAGAEILQPPKDMFHGDRTVILKDPFGHMWVFLKHIEDVPTEELQRRLAAATAG
- a CDS encoding FAD-dependent monooxygenase; the protein is MTTAALRGLRVLISGAGIAGPALAYWLSRYGAAVTVVEIAPALRTSGFAVDFRGPTHLGVLSKMGVLAELRALQTHGGAMRWVDEHGRRIFELPAEFAGGDIEVLRRDLSRVLYERSAEHTRYLFGDVITDAAQTADGIRVEFGRHGSCTFDIVIGADGLHSGVRRIVFGPEQRYVRHLGYYVAGWRLPNSLGVDTTPRMYNVPGRMISVSADQHDPDWADVFAMFASPRLDYGWHDLERQKTLIADAFTGLRWHVPRLLTGLRDAPEVYFDAISRVRVPAWSSGRVALLGDAAWGLTLGGMGVGTAIVGAYVLAGELAAADGDHRTGFAAYEKRMRPYAARWQRGANPGAFLAPASAFGLWFRNTLFRTRLARSLLVGSATSVAADITLPEYPPAPA
- a CDS encoding ArsR/SmtB family transcription factor, whose translation is MSNQSLPIVDAGADGSGAACCAPLACKPLSESEAAELAPLFKAIADPVRLRLLSLIACHEGGEACVCDLTAAFDLTPPTISHHLKVLKQAGLIDSERRGTWVYYWIKPEVLARMSALIGPASRAFAGTA
- a CDS encoding ArsI/CadI family heavy metal resistance metalloenzyme; protein product: MSRVQLALRVPDLEGSIEFYSKLFGVEPAKRRPGYANFAIAEPPLKLVLLEGESGEPTRMDHLGVEVEDTAQVAAATERLQEAGLATFEEKDTTCCYALQDKVWVQGPGNEPWEVYVVKADAGTLTEEAGSTCCATGDTGKETVSG
- the ehuB gene encoding ectoine/hydroxyectoine ABC transporter substrate-binding protein EhuB, whose translation is MTAHRWTRRDFFRNSGLATAALIGGPALIAGCSRVDDGDIGATQDADPLARFREAGKIKVGIANEQPYGYRDKNGELTGEAPEVARVIFKALGVDQLDAQIVDSFGSLIPGLLSKQYDFIAAGMFITPERCSQIAFSNPDYAAANAFLVAKGNPKGITRFEDIAESDAKVGVLEGAVEKGYAENSGVPSDQIKVFPNQDAAFKGMLAGRVDAVALTAVSLRWTLQQQYADEPLEVTESFVPVIDGKEQVGAGGYGFRKEDTGLLAAFNAELKKLQEADGVLPIIEKFGFTKTEVDKAAELTAQQLCATT
- the ehuC gene encoding ectoine/hydroxyectoine ABC transporter permease subunit EhuC; the encoded protein is MTIVNPCSAELPGVLGETMPFLCEGAVVTLQSTVGGSLLAIAIALPVGLMATASRRSVRAVARVYMEFFRGTSILVQLFWLFYAMPILTGYQLDKLFAGILALGLNLGAYGSEVVRGAVQAVPPGQREAAVALNFSPYQRMRYVILPQAFVEMVPPMNNLLIELLKATSLLSAITVADLAYQGRLLVNSGSDQMIVFALMLVIYFLFSYLITLLMRFVERRAGRMVGRAGPRETSSRRRAVPTVGAAR
- the ehuD gene encoding ectoine/hydroxyectoine ABC transporter permease subunit EhuD, with the translated sequence MSWDWDWTLQILPELLTRGLLVTVQATLGGALLAFVLGLFVALLRRSRRPYISRPVGALTEFIRSTPLLVQLFVLYYVLPDFGVMMTALTTGIVGLGVHYASYTSEVYRAGIDGVPKGQWEAAVALNMPRSWTWISIILPQAVRRSLPALGNYLVAIFKESPQLSVITVVDVVGLAREIGSERFRYLEPMTIAGLFFLLVAIPASILIRRMERRLDTHT